A stretch of DNA from Thiothrix subterranea:
CCCGCTCGATGGGCAAACCGGGGATTGCAAACGTATACGTACCGCTACCGGCACTGAACACCTGCAAGGTTGCCAATCCCGCACTGCGCTCAAGCGGGCCGCGTTTCAGCTCAATGTGCTGGATACGGGTCAACGGCTGAATCACCGTATGCCGAAACAACAAGCCCCAACGAAACCCTATATCATGCTCGCGCAAGGCATACGCCACGCGCTGATCAGCGAAAATGCCATACACATTGTAAAGCACACTCAAGGCGATCAACCCCAGCATTACCCAGCTCGCCAAAGGCTGATAGTCAGCGGTAATGGCAGACAAGAAGGTGTATTCACTGACGAACCAGATAATGAGCAATACCAGCGTCACCAATAAATTTAGCATGGCATTAAGCGGCATATAGCGCGGCGACAATGCCTGCCAGTCGAACTGTTCAACATCGGGTAAGTCTGCCAATGGCACATTGGCGTTACTGAACGGTAGGTTTTGCACGGTGCTTCATTCCAAATTGCGTGGATGAGTCACACTCAGATGTTTTAGTTACGTTGTCAATGTAAAGTTGATAAAACTGGTAAGATTGCGGGCGAACTTTCGCCTTGCGGTGTCACGTTAAACCAAGGAGTTATCATGCAAATTATCCCATCGTGGTCAGCACTTGCCTGTTGGGTATGCGTAGCCACCCTGTGCCTCCCCGCCTCACTGGCAGCGCGGCAAACCTCGGATACCGTTGCCCCGCAAACCACCCACACGCTCAAACCGCAAACGCTGGTGAGCGCCAAGCAATTCATGGTAGCAACCGCGCACCCCGACGCGACTCAAGCCGGTTACGCTATCCTCAAAGCAGGCGGTTCGGCGGTGGATGCAGCAATCGCGGTGCAACTGGTGCTGGGTCTGGTCGAGCCGCAAGCATCCGGTTTGGGTGGCGGCGCACTCATGGTGCTATGGGATGCTGACAAGCAGCAATTGGTGGCACTGGATGGGCGCGAAACCGCCCCGCAAGCCGTGACCCCCGACCTGTTTCTGGATGAACTTGGCGAACCCTTGCAATTTATGGATGCGGTAGTGGGTGGGCGTTCCGTCGGCACACCCGGCACGGTAGCGTTGCTGGCACACGCCCACGCCAATTACGGCAAACTGCCTTGGCAAGACCTGTTCAAAGCGGCGCGGCAGTTAGCAAATGATGGCTTCGTGGTGACAGCACACATGGCGGAACAAATCGCTGATAGTGCCGACAGTTTGCGCACTTTCCCCGCCACCCAACAGTATTTTTTCACCCCATCCGGCAAGCCCTTGCCCGCCGGATTTGTGCGCAAAAACCCAGAATACGCCAAGACGCTGGATGTACTGGCGAAGCAAGGCGCGAAAGGCTTTTATCAAGGCGACATTGCCCAAGCCATTGTCGATACCGTGAGCAAAGCCACCAACAACCCCGGCAAACTGGCACTGCCAGATTTAGCCGGTTATCAGGTGAAACCGCGTGAGGTATTGTGTGTGGATTATCGCCAGCATGAAGTGTGTGGCATGGGGCCTCCAACTTCCGGCACGGTCGCCATTGGGCAGATATTGGGAATGCTCAGCCATTTCGACCTGAAAAAGCTGGGCGCAGACAACCCGCAAAGCTGGCGTTTGATCGGTGATGCCACCCGTTTAGCATTCGCGGATCGCGGGCGGTATCTGGCAGACAGCGATTTTGCGGATGTGCCGGTGCAAGCTTTGCTCGCCCCCGCTTACCTGAAGGCACGGGCGCAGGCGTTGCACGGCGAAAAGGCGTTGGATACGGTTGCTCCCGGCGATCCCCTGCCCAAGGTATCACAGCAATGGGCGGATGATGCCGCGCTGGAATTGCCTTCCACCAGCCATTTTGTAATTGTGGATGCCAAGGGCAATGTGGTATCGCTGACCAGCACCATTGAAAACGGCTTTGGTTCGCGGCTGATGACCAACGGTTTTTTGCTGAATAACGAATTGACCGACTTTTCGTTCAAAGCCGCTGAAGATGGCGTGCCGGTTGCGAATCGGGTGGAAGCTGGCAAGCGCCCGCGTTCGTCAATGTCACCGACGATTGTGCTAAAAAATGGCAAACCCTATATGGCACTGGGTTCACCGGGCGGGCCGCGCATTATCAGTTATGTGGCGAATGCGCTGATTGCGCAACTCGATTGGGGCTACGACATCCAACAGGCTTTCAGTATGCCGCACCGCATCAACCTGTTTGGGCGTTACGAGCTGGAAGAAGGCACGTCTGCTATTGCCATGCAGCCCGCGCTGGAAGCCTTGGGTTATGAAGTCACCACCAGTACGATGACTTCCGGCTTGAGCGGAGTGATGATTACGCCGCAGGGTTTGCTGGGTGGGGCTGATCCGCGTCGCGATGGCACGGTGTTGGGGAACTAAGCAGTATTGTTAGGCACTGCGTACCGATTTACCCGCCCACGGCACAACCGCCGTCACTAACGCCTGCACCGCCACCAACGGGTCGGTTTCATCCGTGGTTCTCACCCGTACCCCGAATTGCTTCATTTGATTGATAAAGCTTTTGCCACACGGGCCGGTAATCAAATAATCCAACGCTAACAGCGGGTGATCGCCGCGCTTATCCCATGCGTGGATCGACATTTCCATCGACAACTCCAAAGGCTCTTCGGGTTGCAGCGTTTGCTCGGCTGTCCATTCGTACATTAAAAAGCTGCGGGCTTTGCTGGCGTGTCCGGTAACGGTACGCAAATTTTGGCTGGTAACACCGATTTTCATGGTAATGACTCTTGCTGATGGGATTCATCGTGTGCGAATGGTACAGCACGTTACCAACCAGCGTCTAATCTTAGCCCAACAACGCCTGTAATTCCGGCAAACACGAGCCGCAATTCGTGCCTGCATTCAAACAACGCCCAATCGCCTCCACGCTGCTCAAACCCTGCTCCGCAATCGCTTTGCGGATGGTTTTTTCGCCGACGTTGAAACACGCGCACACCGTGCGTCCTTTGTCTTCGCCTGCCACTGCCGGTTTGCCTGCCAGCAAGCTGGTGCGATCTGCTGGGGACAGCGTTTCATGCGCAAACAAGCTGACTAGCCAATCGCGGGGGGGCAAACGGGCGGCGGATGCGCTGATGAATAAGCAGCTTTCTAACTGCCCACCGGTGAAACGGGCGGCGCGGTAGGTTTGGCGGGCAACGTCTAAGTATTCTGTCCAGTTCACGTCGTCGGCGTGTTGGCATAGCAGGTTGCGGGCGAAGGTTGCCCAATCAGCAATCGGGCTGGTGCTGGCAAATTCGTAACGCCAAGCGTTTTCGATTTTGATGGCTGTCCAATAGGGGTAAGAGGGCGACTGCCAGTCGCCCCTACCGTGAATCTCCGTAGGGGCGACCGGCGGTCGCCCTTCCCTGAGAGCACCGAGGGGAAGTTTCCTTCGCGAAATCAAAAAACCCTGCCAAGCCGCTGCATACGCCTCAATCGCCACCACTGCGTGTTTGCCTTCCGGCTGCCCCGAAATCGGGTCAACGATTGCCG
This window harbors:
- a CDS encoding PH domain-containing protein, translating into MQNLPFSNANVPLADLPDVEQFDWQALSPRYMPLNAMLNLLVTLVLLIIWFVSEYTFLSAITADYQPLASWVMLGLIALSVLYNVYGIFADQRVAYALREHDIGFRWGLLFRHTVIQPLTRIQHIELKRGPLERSAGLATLQVFSAGSGTYTFAIPGLPIERAQGLRQFILQHQDLQHGG
- the ggt gene encoding gamma-glutamyltransferase, with the protein product MQIIPSWSALACWVCVATLCLPASLAARQTSDTVAPQTTHTLKPQTLVSAKQFMVATAHPDATQAGYAILKAGGSAVDAAIAVQLVLGLVEPQASGLGGGALMVLWDADKQQLVALDGRETAPQAVTPDLFLDELGEPLQFMDAVVGGRSVGTPGTVALLAHAHANYGKLPWQDLFKAARQLANDGFVVTAHMAEQIADSADSLRTFPATQQYFFTPSGKPLPAGFVRKNPEYAKTLDVLAKQGAKGFYQGDIAQAIVDTVSKATNNPGKLALPDLAGYQVKPREVLCVDYRQHEVCGMGPPTSGTVAIGQILGMLSHFDLKKLGADNPQSWRLIGDATRLAFADRGRYLADSDFADVPVQALLAPAYLKARAQALHGEKALDTVAPGDPLPKVSQQWADDAALELPSTSHFVIVDAKGNVVSLTSTIENGFGSRLMTNGFLLNNELTDFSFKAAEDGVPVANRVEAGKRPRSSMSPTIVLKNGKPYMALGSPGGPRIISYVANALIAQLDWGYDIQQAFSMPHRINLFGRYELEEGTSAIAMQPALEALGYEVTTSTMTSGLSGVMITPQGLLGGADPRRDGTVLGN
- a CDS encoding NifB/NifX family molybdenum-iron cluster-binding protein; this translates as MKIGVTSQNLRTVTGHASKARSFLMYEWTAEQTLQPEEPLELSMEMSIHAWDKRGDHPLLALDYLITGPCGKSFINQMKQFGVRVRTTDETDPLVAVQALVTAVVPWAGKSVRSA